The nucleotide window GACGTGTTCAAGGGCGACACGCGCTGGAACACCATCGCCTCGCCCGACGGCGACCTGTATGCGTGGGACGGAGCGTCCACATACATCAAGAACCCGCCGTATTTCGAGGGCATGTCGATGGCCGTCGGCAGCATCGACGACATCCACGGCGCGCGCGTGCTGGGCCTGTTCGGCGATTCCATCACCACCGACCACATCTCGCCCGCCGGCAACATCAAGAAGGATTCGCCGGCCGGACGCTTCCTGATCTCGCGCGGCGTGCAGCCGGTGGACTTCAACAGCTACGGCAGCCGCCGCGGCAACGACGACGTGATGGTGCGCGGCACCTTCGCCAACATCCGCATCAAGAACCTGATGTTCGGCGGCGAGGAAGGCGGCAACACGCTGTACTTCGGGGGCGGGTCGCCCGAGAAACTTCCGATCTACGATGCCGCGATGAAGTACAAGGCCGACGGCGTGCCGCTGGTGGTCATCGCCGGCAAGGAGTACGGCACGGGCTCATCGCGCGACTGGGCGGCCAAGGGCACCAAGCTGCTGGGCGTGAAGGCGGTGATCGCCGAAAGCTTCGAGCGCATCCACCGCTCCAATCTGGTCGGCATGGGGGTGTTGCCGCTGCAGTTCGTCGAAGGCCAGAACGCGCAGTCCCTGGGCCTGGACGGGTCGGAGACGTTCGATGTCACCGGCCTGCAGGACGGCGCCGCCAAGGTCGCCACGGTCACCGCGCGCAAGGCCGGCGGGGCGACGGTCGAGTTCCAGGCCAGGGTGCTGCTGTTGACGCCGAAGGAAGTGGAGTACTTCCGCCACGGCGGCCTGCTGCATTACGTGCTGCGCCAGCTGGCCGCGCGCAAGGCCGCCTGACGCGGGAGAACGGGTGTCCCGCCCGCCGACGCACGGCGGGCGGTGGCGTCCATCGCCCCGGTCGCCGGCGGCGGATGCGCGTGCATGTTGCCGGTTCCGTCGCCCGGCCGCGTTGTGCAGAGCGAAGACCGACGTACCGGAGGTCATGGGGGAACCGTCATGGACACGTGGAGCCGCAGTGCGATCCTTCTTCCCGCCTGTCTCTGCCTGGTGCTGGCCGCCACCTCGGCAGCGGTGGCACCGCCGGATGCGGAGCAGGCCCGGCACATCGCCGACCAGTTCGTCGCGGGCAAACAGGCGCAAGGCGGCAACCCGCAGGAGAGTTACGAGACGGGCGATGTGGTGGCGGCGGACCTGGATGGGGATGGGCAGCACGAGATCGTGGTGCTGTGGACCCTGCTGGGCCCCACTTACTGGAGCCACGGCGTGGCGGTACTGGCACGACAGGGTGCGCGCTATGTGCCCTCGGGGGAAGCGCAGGAAGCGCTGGGCAGCGTGGAAGGCATGAGCGTCAGCGGGGGCGTGATCCAACTGCAGACCAAGTGGCCGGGCCCGAACGATCCCCGTTGCTGCCCCAGCATCGCCAGGACACTGCGCTACCGGTGGTCGCCGGGGAAGCTCACGCCGGTCAGATGATCAAGGCGCCCCGTTCCAGCGCGCATGATGGACGCGCCACTGGCCGTCTTCCGTTCGCCACGCGGTCGTGACCCGGTAGGCACGTGCCCGATCCGGGAGCAGGCGCCCGCTGCCCGCGGTCAGCACCACATCGAACGCGATGGTCGCATTGTCGCCCTGCACCCGCACGTCCAGTGGCCCGGTGGTCACGCCCAGGTGCGGGTCGGCCAGCATGCGCACCCGCAGGAGATTGTGCAGCGCCGCACGATCCATCCCGGACTCGCCGGTGAAGTCAGGACTGACGCCTTCCATGAAGTCGCCGGCCTGCCCGGCTTCCACCGCTGCCTGCATCTGGCCGAACCGCTCCCGCAGCCTCTGCTCCGGCGCGACCGGTGCGCACGCCGCCAAGCCCAGCAGCAATGCCAGCGCGGCGGCCCGCATCTTCTTTTCCGTGCTCGCCATCGAAACCTTCGCCTTTTCCATCCGGAACGGTATGCTCCCGACAGGCGCCAGGCACGAGCGCCGGCCCACAGTACGCCGCAACGCAGCCCGAAGACCCTGGGGAGGGAGCAGAACGATGAGTCAGGAACGTCCGTGGTTCAAGAGTTACCCGCAAGGCGTGCCCCACGAAGTGGACCTGGAGCAGTACCGCTCCATCGTGTCCGTCTTCGATGAGGCGATCAGCAAGTACCGCGACCGCCCCGCGTTCCGCAACTTCGGCAAGACCCTGACCTACGGCGAGATTGACACGCTCAGCCGCCAGTTCGCGGCGTACCTGCTCGGCGAGCTGAAGCTCAAGAAGGGCGACCGTGTCGCCATCATGATGCCCAACTGCCTGCAGTACCCCATCGCCATCTTCGGCGTGCTGCGTGCGGGCCTGACGGTGGTCAACGTCAACCCCATGTACACGCCGCGCGAGCTGAAGCACCAGCTGGTGGATTCCGGCGCCAGCGTGCTGCTGGTGGTGGACAACTTCGGCAAGACCGCGCAGGAGGCACTCGCCGGCACCCAGGTCAGGCA belongs to Pseudoxanthomonas sp. F37 and includes:
- a CDS encoding nuclear transport factor 2 family protein, which translates into the protein MASTEKKMRAAALALLLGLAACAPVAPEQRLRERFGQMQAAVEAGQAGDFMEGVSPDFTGESGMDRAALHNLLRVRMLADPHLGVTTGPLDVRVQGDNATIAFDVVLTAGSGRLLPDRARAYRVTTAWRTEDGQWRVHHARWNGAP